The following coding sequences lie in one Nakaseomyces glabratus chromosome I, complete sequence genomic window:
- the HUL4 gene encoding putative E3 ubiquitin-protein ligase HUL4 (CAGL0I01672g~Ortholog(s) have TRAMP complex, cell division site, cell tip, mitotic spindle pole body, nucleus, prospore membrane localization) has protein sequence MFRRSKSIKKTSKQIEVISHSKTPGDEGEQLKVRVEDKRKSITVTVETERLNCLCCGMVLDIPKTAEKFKCCVCHVTTYRGGQTKSETYKYKTSIDVDDLAVIVKNCFNDIVERKNEMTQEEKYNVFNPVNDYIDAKFRHHQILENSFPGSSPLVDSDVNTEQVLRFYKILFSLPTRRPYFRMLCRMNDLLRKANHNCTHFRWLIIILMNPGLRCCLIGKAQGGFDSQEIRTISYELLKRSIGYLSNLDRQKHSKKLIKYLMRMPLSCFKEQLEVLNLYLTFQFSKIMYKDNQSVRTRIQPRRMPSDGMELVNNSTYWNYHLSGSDESPNINGILESKSSEHGQKGKSVPSGDFKFSPYQYENDWHILSVTKLISFFFTANQKRNISCLQSENNGLLDTSTFYNTILDFIDYRKDFDNWRGKPNRLHFVQSKEYDGNGKQFTFCKYPFLISLGLKISIMEYEIRRIMEYEAEQAFLLSLDKGKVIDVYLKVRVRRSNISSDSLQSIKEHQGDLFKSLKVEFVGEPGIDAGGLRKEWFMLLTKTLFDPRTSLFVYVPESRLIWFSNSAQNEASIPDKETMELYYLFGVVMALAIFNSTILNLHFPKALYKKICGEPLKFDDYAEIYPETAQNLQKLLEYDGDDFSEVFALNFETTFINDMWEINPKNIKKYNTVELCANGKNMSVTSSNKEEYVKLWIDFYLNKNISTTFEKFLLGFKRVFSVSKSIKLFNFEELQRLVCGDQDTNKYDFGMLKSVTKYIGGMNENMPVAKWFWEIAQEWDITKQKKLMRFVTGSDGVPATGMSTLPFKLSLLGSSDSDKLPIAHTCFNELCLWQYRSKEKLESKLKWAVTESEGFGFK, from the coding sequence ATGTTTAGGCGATCGAAGAGTATTAAGAAAACGAGCAAACAAATTGAGGTCATCTCTCATAGTAAAACTCCGGGCGATGAAGGAGAACAGTTAAAGGTTAGAGTTGAGGACAAAAGGAAGTCAATAACTGTCACTGTTGAAACTGAAAGATTAAATTGTTTGTGTTGTGGGATGGTTTTGGATATACCGAAAACCGCAGAGAAATTCAAATGCTGTGTATGTCATGTTACTACCTACAGAGGAGGCCAAACGAAAAGCGAAacttataaatataaaacatCAATAGATGTGGATGATCTAGCTGTTATAGTTAAGAATTGTTTTAATGATATAGtagaaaggaaaaatgaaatgactcaagaagaaaaatacaatGTCTTCAACCCTGTGAATGATTACATTGATGCGAAATTCAGACACCACCAAATACTGGAGAATTCATTCCCAGGAAGCAGCCCTTTGGTTGACTCTGATGTCAATACTGAACAAGTACTCAGGTTTTACAAGATATTGTTCAGTCTACCAACCAGAAGACCATATTTCAGAATGCTGTGTAGAATGAATGATCTGTTAAGGAAGGCCAATCACAATTGTACACACTTTAGATGGCTaattataattttaatGAACCCTGGTCTACGGTGTTGTCTGATCGGAAAAGCGCAAGGTGGGTTCGACTCACAAGAGATACGCACTATATCATACGAACTACTAAAAAGAAGTATTGGTTATTTGTCTAATTTGGATAGGCAAAAACATTCCAAAAaactaataaaatatcttaTGAGAATGCCCCTCTCTTGCTTTAAAGAACAACTGGAAGTACTGAACTTATATCTTACATTTCAATTCTCTAAAATAATGTACAAGGACAACCAGAGTGTAAGAACTCGAATACAACCAAGACGAATGCCCAGCGATGGTATGGAGTTGGTTAACAATTCTACATACTGGAATTATCATTTGTCTGGAAGTGATGAGTCACCAAACATCAATGGCATACTGGAAAGCAAGAGCTCAGAACATGGTCAAAAGGGTAAATCAGTTCCTTCCGGAGATTTCAAATTTAGTCCATATCAGTACGAAAATGATTGGCATATTCTATCTGTTACCAAActcatttcatttttctttacagCTAAtcaaaagagaaatatTTCTTGCCTTCAGTCCGAAAATAATGGTTTGTTGGACACCTCCACGTTTTACAACACTATTTTAGACTTTATTGACTATAGGaaagattttgataattgGCGGGGGAAGCCCAATCGACTTCATTTCGTTCAATCGAAAGAATACGATGGAAATGGAAAGCAGTTCACTTTTTGCAAATATCCCTTCTTAATTTCTCTAGGCTTGAAGATATCCATAATGGAATATGAAATCAGAAGAATTATGGAATATGAAGCTGAACAagcatttttattatcGCTTGATAAAGGGAAAGTAATCGACGTTTATTTGAAAGTGAGGGTAAGACGATCAAATATAAGTTCTGATTCATTACAATCCATAAAAGAGCATCAAGGTGACTTATTCAAATCATTAAAAGTCGAATTTGTAGGAGAACCTGGAATCGACGCTGGCGGGTTACGTAAGGAGTGGTTTATGCTGTTGACCAAAACTTTATTTGATCCAAGAACTTCGTTATTTGTATATGTACCTGAAAGTAGACTGATATGGTTCTCCAATTCAGCTCAAAATGAAGCTAGCATTCCTGATAAAGAAACTATGGAATTGTATTATCTTTTTGGAGTGGTAATGGCACTTGCTATATTCAATAGCACCATACTGAATCTTCATTTTCCCAAGGCTTtgtataaaaaaatatgtgGAGAGCCCttaaaatttgatgacTATGCAGAGATTTATCCTGAAACAGCGCAAAACCTTCAAAAACTTCTAGAATATGATGGAGATGATTTTTCAGAAGTATTTGCTCTAAATTTCGAGACTACATTTATCAATGATATGTGGGAAATTAACccaaaaaatatcaaaaaatataatactgTGGAGTTATGTGCCAATGGTAAGAACATGTCTGTTACATCAAgcaacaaagaagaatatgTTAAATTGTGGATAGATTTTTACCtcaataaaaatatcagTACTACATTTGAGAAATTTCTTTTAGGATTTAAAAGGgttttttctgtttccaAATCAATTAAGTTGTTTAATTTTGAGGAATTGCAGAGACTAGTTTGTGGAGACCAGGATACTAATAAGTATGACTTTGGCATGCTAAAATCTGTAACCAAATATATTGGTGGTATGAACGAAAATATGCCCGTAGCAAAATGGTTCTGGGAAATTGCCCAAGAATGGGATAtcacaaaacaaaaaaaattgatgcGATTTGTGACTGGTTCTGATGGTGTTCCAGCAACGGGTATGTCTACCCTGCCTTTCAAATTGAGTCTTTTGGGTTCATCTGACTCTGACAAACTACCTATAGCTCATACCTGTTTTAATGAACTCTGTTTATGGCAATATCGAtcgaaagaaaaattagaATCGAAGTTGAAATGGGCAGTTACAGAATCTGAAGGCTTTGGTTTTAAATAG